From Paenibacillus sp. PK3_47, the proteins below share one genomic window:
- a CDS encoding spore germination protein — MPEQKQQKKEEVSLEWIRKQFENFADLEDVELTVPSGKISLLFVKSITDSQAVSQRLITPFYEMDDIQAYFRYLTDYPGSEPATTREQANVLLLSGYACIESGGELCFFEVLKAENSSVKETMTESITQGPSDALTENLTVNLNLIRRRYQSADLKMESMVIGNLSRTKLAILYDDTRVDSQVLKELKERLDTLELDIVQAAGEMDRYLNSDRVRIFPKTIVTERPDRVVFNLAEGKVVVMMDTTGYAIVLPAIFSDFFTAMDDKIHVPIVGRFLKMLRVIGVAMTLWLPALYVAFTSYNPEIVRVQIALLIAGSRATVPYPSFVEVLIMLMMMEFLTEASLRLPRAIGPTATTVGGLILGQAATAAGLVGNIMIILVSAVAISNFMVPLNMMSFSIRVLKYVFVLAAAAVGLIGVVICLVGFTMYLCSLRSFGQPYFRLFVIDNAVSFMDKKGGRR; from the coding sequence ATGCCGGAACAGAAGCAGCAGAAAAAAGAAGAGGTTTCTTTGGAATGGATCAGGAAGCAGTTTGAGAACTTCGCCGATTTGGAGGATGTTGAGCTGACTGTCCCTTCCGGCAAGATCAGCCTGCTGTTCGTCAAAAGCATTACAGATTCGCAGGCGGTCAGCCAGCGGCTGATCACACCCTTTTATGAAATGGATGATATACAAGCATATTTCCGTTACTTGACGGATTACCCGGGCAGTGAGCCTGCCACAACCAGAGAACAGGCCAATGTGTTGTTGTTAAGCGGATATGCCTGCATAGAAAGCGGCGGAGAGCTGTGTTTCTTTGAGGTGCTCAAGGCAGAGAACAGCAGCGTCAAGGAAACGATGACGGAGAGTATCACCCAAGGGCCTTCCGATGCCCTGACCGAGAATCTGACCGTCAACCTGAACCTGATCCGCCGCCGCTACCAGTCAGCAGATCTCAAGATGGAATCGATGGTCATCGGTAATCTGTCCAGAACAAAGCTGGCGATCCTGTATGATGACACAAGGGTGGACTCCCAAGTATTAAAGGAGCTTAAAGAGAGACTCGACACGCTGGAGCTGGATATTGTACAGGCTGCAGGAGAAATGGACAGATATCTAAACAGCGACAGGGTGCGGATATTTCCCAAAACGATCGTAACGGAAAGACCGGACAGAGTGGTGTTTAATCTGGCGGAGGGAAAAGTGGTGGTGATGATGGATACGACGGGATATGCCATCGTGCTGCCGGCCATCTTCAGCGATTTCTTCACGGCGATGGACGATAAAATACATGTTCCTATAGTAGGACGGTTCCTGAAAATGCTGCGGGTCATCGGGGTGGCAATGACCCTCTGGCTGCCGGCGCTTTATGTGGCGTTCACCTCGTACAATCCGGAGATTGTACGGGTGCAGATTGCGCTGCTGATTGCCGGAAGCCGGGCAACGGTACCCTACCCCTCCTTTGTGGAAGTGCTTATTATGCTGATGATGATGGAGTTTCTGACGGAAGCAAGCTTGCGTCTTCCCAGAGCCATAGGTCCGACGGCAACAACAGTCGGAGGTCTGATTCTGGGCCAGGCGGCAACGGCTGCCGGGCTGGTCGGCAACATTATGATCATTCTGGTATCGGCCGTGGCCATTTCCAATTTTATGGTTCCGCTGAATATGATGAGCTTTTCGATCCGTGTGCTGAAATATGTGTTCGTGCTTGCTGCCGCTGCCGTTGGCCTGATTGGCGTAGTTATCTGTCTTGTGGGGTTCACGATGTATTTATGCAGCCTTCGCAGCTTCGGACAGCCGTACTTCAGGCTGTTCGTAATAGATAACGCAGTTTCTTTCATGGACAAGAAAGGCGGGAGGAGATAA